The sequence GTGTATGGATGGGTAACAGGCACAAAATGTCCATACTTGGACTACGAGAATATAACTTTTACCATGTGACTGAGGTGGCCCGTCAATGAAGTCCATTACAATGTCTTGCCATATATTTTTCGAAATTGGCAGAGGCTGGAGTAAACCGGCGGCTTCGTAGCCTCATAATTTTGGCATTGACACACGTAACAAGCAGCGACAAATCGTTGGACATCCTTTTTTAGCCCTGACCATTTGAATGAGTGAGAAGTTCGCTTGTAGGTTCGTAGAACCCCTGAGTGACTTGCGGTTGAAGTTAAGTGATTGAATTCATATCTCCTGCACCAATTTTATTAAGTGACGCGTGTCCTTTTAACTtgctttatttttagtttttgattttttttattgagaagattacAAACAAGCCATAAAGAATTTTGAGGGCATAACATTTGAATTTCAACCCAATTTCAACACCGGGGCTGAGATTTCATGTTTGATTTTGGGCTGGAGTCCAAGCTCGGGAAACTCGAGCCCTTCATCAGCCAGAGGTCCGGTCTAAGCTGGACCGGAGCGTGATGAACCGGGCCCGGCCCAATCACGACCTGACTGCAAAAGTTAGAAAAGCAAACACCAGTGTAGATTGTGGAGTACGCGAGGAAAAGGACTTTGGAAGTTTggggagaagaagaaaggaaggaaTTTCGGACGTTCCAGCAACAATGATAGAAGATGGTCCCAAGCTCTACGCCAACAAACCCAAGAAAGGTAGAAGCCCAACTTCCCTGCCAATCATTTCTGCTTTTTTCTTAATCAGAAGCAGCTTTTGTCTCAACCGCTGTTGAAATCAGAATCTTGTTTGCTTTTCAATAATTGGGGTTTTGGAATCTTATTAGTCGCTTTCTGTGTTTTCAAATAAACAGCGCAGTTGAAACAGTTTCAGGATCAACACAAAGGGAAGGACTTTTCTTCGCCATCGCCATCGACAATGACGTCGGCTCAGTCTTCGTCTCCGCCGCCACCTCCGCCCCCGAAGGAGTCGTTTGCTCGGCGTTACAAGTTTCTCTGGCCTCTGCTCTTGACTGTCAATCTGGGCGTTGGAGGTATATTtccctttctctttccttttaaGTTGATTGAATAAATTGTTGGTTTTTTGTTTCTGCCAGCCTTTTGTAAT is a genomic window of Malus domestica chromosome 09, GDT2T_hap1 containing:
- the LOC103453558 gene encoding uncharacterized protein; the encoded protein is MNRARPNHDLTAKVRKANTSVDCGVREEKDFGSLGRRRKEGISDVPATMIEDGPKLYANKPKKAQLKQFQDQHKGKDFSSPSPSTMTSAQSSSPPPPPPPKESFARRYKFLWPLLLTVNLGVGAYLFMRTKKKDIEEDVTTTVPTTAQTTPTTEKPLPSPSITEPVKLREPIPEDQQRQLFKWMLEEKRKVKPKDPEEKKRLDEEKAILKQFIRAKSLPKI